The Atribacter laminatus genome contains the following window.
TGTGTTTACACTTCAAAGAACCATGGGGCACGCTGACTTGAACATGACCAAAAGGTATTTAGCATTAACTGGAGAAGACTTGAAGAGAGAGCATAAAACTGCTTCACCAATAAATTTATTTAATAAAAAAAGGGTTAAGAATATAAACCCGAAATAAAAAGGGAGGTAAAGAAAATGAAAAGAGTTGTTAATGGGAAGGTTTTTGATACTGGAACCGCTAAGTTATTGAGTTCTTTTTACTTTGGTTCTCCAGGTGATATTAATTTTATTGACGAAAGCCTCTACCGGACTAAAAGAGGGGCTTACTTTCTTGCTGGTGAAGGTGGGGCCAATACGAAATATTCACGCCAGGTTGATAATAACTCCTGGTCGGGTGGAAAGGCTATCTTTCCATTAACCATTGAGGACGCCTTAGAATGGGCTGAAACCCATGACACAGAAAGTGAAGTTATAGAAAGATATTTTAAATTAGAGAAAGCATGAGGAGGGAAATATTATGGATATATTAGCCATTACCAAGTTTAGTAACCACCTTCATTTATTTCTTGAGGATAAAGAGCTTATAGAACAATATGATAAGCTTAACCCTCAAGAATTAATGAACCAGGTAAAAGCCAGGATACAAAAAATTGATGTTTCGCAGTTTATAAAGGGTTAAAATACTGGGAGGGATAACGTGCTGCCCTCCCTCACTTCTTCCTTTTATTCTTTGGCTCTGTTTTCATTTTTAAAAACTGCTCTATATCCTCCTGGGTGGAATACCAAGCATTCCCAAGTTTAACCCCTCTCATCCGGCCAGTTGAAAAATAGGTTCTAATGGTTACATCAGTAATACCTAACATTTCTGATATTTCTTTAATATTGTAATATTCCTTCTTAAAAACAACTTTAGGCATACCCTCACCCCATATCATTTAAAATATGTTATAATTATTTTATCATACTATTCTAAAACTTATAAATATTCTTCTTTTTCCCCTCCACCACCTTCTTTTTTTTTACATAATACAGCTTATGGGAACCAGTGTAAAATAATTACCATCCACTTTATAGTGTTTTATAAATGAATAATTGCCAATAACATTGATGTATAGCTCTTATTTAGGTGGTGAATATTTATACTTTTTAACCATAATGAGGGTTGGTGTAATTATAGAATTATACCATTTTACCCTATTTTTGAAAAGTATTTTCATAGTTTTATAATTTTCATAATTTGTGGAGGAAAAAAAATGGAGGGTTATTATCTAAAATTGAAAGCCTTCATTCTTTATAGTTTATCGTATAGCCAGGTATTAACCCTCCACTACAATTCATTTAAAGGCCGTTTGAGCTCTTTTATTTTCCCCAAAGGTATAAACACCTTACCCGAAAAAGAAAGAGGGCTCCTGTGGCGTCTCATAGCGTGTAAATTACAATACAATGGCTATTTTTTGCCCGGGTTTCAACTTAACATCATTAAAGTGTGGCCCGGGTGGCTCCGGTTCTTCTTCTTTTCTTAAAAGCCTTACTCTTATAATTACCGTTTCTCCGGCTGCTTCTTGTCGTGCCAATTCCTCGAATTCCTCGGGTATGCTGCTCCAGTCATATATTTTGACCTTGCTCCAGTCAAGGGGGGTGCTTTGGTTTTCCAGCTTTTTTATTCGTTCATTAATTCTCATGGCTTTCTATCCTTTCCTTTAAGGTATCTAATTGTTCCAATAGCTCTATAATTTCTTTTCCTCTTTGGGTAATTTCAAACTCGGCCAGGGTATTTTTTTCACCTATTTTGGTTTTTTTCTCCATTTGTTTTATTCTTTGTTTCAATGTCATTATTCTCACTCCGTTTAAAAGGCCAGGGGTTAACCCGGCCAGGGATATTAGACTTTATCTACAAATGATACCCGGTAAACCTTAAACCCTTGAGCGCTCATTTCTTCGCTTTTGCTTTGGAGTTCTTCCCGAGTGGGAAAGTCACTTTCAAATAGAACTACCGGTTTAAATTCCCTTCCTATTTTGGTTTTATTTTCCAGGCTCTTTATTCTATGCTTATAGTTCATGGTTCACCTTTGATATTTCTTCATTCCAAGTGTTTATAAGTTCCTGGGGTAGGTCTTCCCCCGGGTGCTTTGTTAAAAATTCTCGGGCTTTAAAGGCCATGGAAACCAAAACCGGAGAAGTAAAAATAAATGAGGGGAATACATCATTCTCTTTAGAGGGTGAAGGGGTTAGGAATACCTCCAGGCGTTTTATTCTTTGTTCAATGGCGCTCATCATCCATCATCCTCTTTTCCAGGGCTTCTAAGCGTTCCTCCAGGTCTTCAATTTCAACCGCTCTTATGGCTAATTCTAAAATAGTCTTGGCTGCCGATACCTTGGCACTTTCCACCACCCCATTACCCATGACATCAAGCAAGGTTTCAACCGCTTTGGTTACTGACTTTTGAACCTGGGTAAGAGCATGACCAACTATTTCTTTTTTAGCTTTCCGGAAGACTGCTTGAAATTCTGAGTCATTCAACCATCGAAACATGGTACTTTGAGATATCCCAGCTTCTTGAGCGGCCAGGGTAATAGTTGGTTGGGTGATAAGACAAGCGATAGCCTTTTCCTTTTTTCGTAACATTTTTTTACTGGTTTCTACCATTTCGGTTTACTCACTTTCAATTTTTATAGTCTTTAAAACGTCCTGGGCATATTTCATTCTTTTAATATTTTCTTGTCGTTCCGCTTCGTCAAAAACCCCTTCCCAAAACCAACGGGCATATTTACGCCATTCTTTCATGTCGTTATCCATTGCTCTTTCAGTAAGGAAGGTTATTAATTCCTGTTTATACTCCTTCACCAGGTTAATTAAGTCGGGGGTGAGTTTTTCTTCCTCACCCCTCAGCTTTATATCACCATCTTTGAGGTAAATTTCAATGTTGCGCTTTTCGAGTTCCTCGAGAAGTTCAAAGGTATTCATTAAATTGTAAACTCCTTTCTCGTTATACCATCGCAACATTTAACATACTCACTTTTTAAAGGGCGTTCAGGAACTTTGGGTTCTTCCTCTTGCTCAAAATTAAAAGGCTCGATATCATCCAGGACTAATTCATTCTCGTTATGTTTAAAATTGAAGGGTTCAATGTCTGGTTTTTCTTCTTGCTCAAAATTAGGGGGTAGGTCTTCATCCTCGGGGTTGTTGTCCAAAATTAGATGTTGTTTTTTATCGGTCCTTTCCCTATGATGGGGAGATATATGGTCCGATAAGTCGGAAACGGGCATGGTTGAGCGAATTATATCGGACCTGGTATGGTCCGATAAATTAGGACTATGGTCCGATATATTTATTTTATCGGACCTAAAACCAGGATATCGGACCATGGTACTACCCGATATATTTTGCTCTACTAAGCTATTTATATTGGTATCGGGTAGTAAATTGCCCCCCACCATAGAAGGGTCCGATATATTTCTATTCCAAACTGAATAAATGGTACTTTTATTTTTACCCCTAACTTTGAGCTTCTTTTCCTTTTTCAGGCTTGACAACATTCTTCTTAGATATCGTTCATTGGTTGAAAAGGGTAATAAATTTTCAATATCTGCCCGGGTAAACTCAACACCTTGAAAATTATTTAAGATGGTTTGCCAAAGTGCTTCTTTGTAGTTCTTTCCATCGGGGTTCTTATCAATGGTCATGGTTGTAAACTCTTGGTCGTAGTCATCATATTCATCCTCGAGGGTGAATGAGAATTGAGGGAATTCTTTCACCCATCCGGCCAGGTAATGAACCAAGTGTTTTTTCTCCCCGGTCTTCTCATTTACTTTGAGTTCAACCCCTATTGAAGAACCGGCAAACCTCATTAATACCCCACTTCCTGAAATATCATGTTGGCTCATGGTCAAACCCTCTTGCTCTTTTCTGGGTTTCCTGGAATGGTAGAGAGTTACTAAAGCTATTTGGTACTTTTCGGCTAATTGGTTCAAATACAAGGCGATAGGCTTGGCGTTCTCTTCCTTGATAAGGTCGCTCAAGGTTAGGGAACTTAAAGAGTCCAGGAATACCAATTGAGCTTTAGAACTTTGGATGAACTTTTCAAGACGGGCTCTTCCTTTTTCGGTTGCTAAGTCAACATCAAGGCCGTCTTTGGCTAATTCGTTTTGGTAGAGGAAAAGAATGTTATCAGGGTTGTAATTCCATCTGGTTTTCCGCAACCGGCTCATGGGTTGGGTTTTGCTGGTATCGGCTAACACGTAGAGAATTCTTAAAGGGTGTTCCAGGTCGCTCACCCCATCAAGAACCGGACCACCCAAGGATACATCGCAGGCTATTTTCAAACTCAACCATGACTTACCGGTTTTAGGATACCCTACCAACCAAGTTAAATACCCTCTTGGGATAAGTCCGGGTATAGTCCAGGTAATTTCATCTTTCTCATTGGGGCTTGGTTTCCTGAAAAACTCAAGAGGGTTAAAGGTGAAAGTCTCTTTCTCTTTCCCAATGCCTAACCACTCCAAGGCTTTGTCTATTGCTTCTGGGTTCATGAGTTCTTTTAGCTTGGGAATTCCGGTAATGGGTTCTTTATCGCTTTTCTGGGAGGTATTCTTCACCTGGGCAAGCCTCATTCCTACTTCTTCATCTTGGGCTGCTGTGCATACCGCCTCAAGAAAAGTTCTGGTTTCCTCAATGGTGAACCCATGCTTTAGAAGAGTTCCGGCTAATGCCATAGAGGCCTCTTGTCTTGTACCTTGAGAAGGCCAATGCCAGGAGAAGAGAACCGCAGCGGCTAACATTGAAACCCGTCTTTTGAGGTCATCAGGGGCAAGAGTTACCGGTTCAAGGTTATTTACCCACTTATACTCTTCACCGTTAGGATGAATTGATGGTGGGAAAACTGTCTGTCTTCCTGTGCTTCGAAGTTCTACTATCATAACGCTTTCTTTGTCGTCTTCTCTTTCATCAATAGGAACCAATTCTTTTCTTATCGGGAACTGTTTAGTTTCAACTCCTGGGCAAGTATAGAGCTTGTGGCTTACTTTTTTTATGCCTTCACCATGACCAAAGGCCAGGGTATCGGGTAAAAAGAATTTTGCTATTTTAACCGCTGCTTTGGTATCAAGGTCAACGTCTACCAGGCCTTGAGAAGGAGAACCCAGGAGAACTCCAACGTTTGAGTTATTGTGGAAATGCTCCGGAATGTCACTTTCGCTAATACGTAAATTTTGCCAGTTATCCAATATCGCTTTTTTGCTTCGAGGGGGGATGGGAATTATCTCCCACCCCCGGGAAATGTAATTAATTAGATGGTTCATTTCTCCTCCTAAAACAAACTTAATTGCTGTTTGTTCTCGACTTTAGGTTTATTTTTAATTGTGAATAATAGGGGTAAAGGCTGCTTTTCTACGGTTAATTCTCGAGGAATTTCCTTACTCTTGGAGGTTATCCAATAATTTAGAGGGAGGGCCAATTGCCGGCCATGCCCTCGGTCTGTGAAAATGTTTTTCTTCTTGAATTGCTCCACTGTGGTTGAATAGTACATTTTTTCTTCACGCTCAAATATTTGCAGGTATTTAATGCCTTCTTCAACCGCTTCATTAAAAATATCCTCATCAATGGCAATACCTGGGGGGGTTGTCAAGAAATGCTTACTTTTTGAACACCGCTTGAATAAAATATCGCCATCGTGTATAATACGGTATCCATATAGTTTAGAATTTACATTCATTATTATTCTCCTTTAGCCTTCGGCTCTGCTAAGTCGTAGGCTTTTTTTATTCGCTCCATTCGTTAATGGCCTTCTTGAGTAACATTTCAATTTCATCACTCATTTCAACTCTTCCGGTTTCCATAGCCGATAAATAAGCAGGGGTTATTCCAACTCTTTGCGCTAATTTCCATTGTGGAATGTTCCTGGTTATTCGGAGTATCTTAATTGCTCTTCCAGTCACCTCTTAACCTCCTTTCTCTTTATTTGATGAATATTTGTTTATTTTTTAGGGCAAATAAAAAAGCCAGCACTCAACTTGAGCGCCGGCTCTGTCAGAGGATGGTATGAACCACCCGGGCTAAATTTACCCTTCACTATATAGGGAAAAATGTGACGAAAAATGTGACATTTTCATTCATAGAGAAAAATTTACCTTCTACTATATAGGGAAAAATACGCCTAAAAAAACGCCTAAAATGGTTAAATATTTACCTCCTCACTAAATACATGGCTTTTAAGTGGGGGTTTTGATAACCTCACCATTTAAATACTTCTCCTCATATATATGTGTCATTTCCTTGGGGTTTTGGTCACCTCGCCTAATTGTTATTTTGGCATAGTGATATTATTATTCAAAAAAAAGGTTAAAGATGAAGTCTTAATGAGGTGTTAATAATTTATCCCTATATAATAGAAGTAACCATTTTTAACTTCTACTTCCATCATCTTTAAAAAAATTTAAATTTTTTATTCTTCTCTTCAATTTTTTATAAGTACTCCATTCCAAATTATTTATTTTTCGCGCTTCGTTCCAAGCGTTAGGGTACAAGTGAATATTTAGAAAGGTATTAAATAGCTTTTTCTCATCATCCGTACCATCTTTGTACACCACGTTAAATATTTCACTCAAGGCCCCTTTTTGAAGAATTATATTAAGAGGGTCTTTTTTAGCGCATTTAGTATACTCTGAAAGGGTACCCCTGAGCTGGTGGGGTTCTATTCCATCCTTATATTCCATGAAGTCCTCATTGAATTTGTAATTATGACTTTTCGTTTTAAAAAGTTCCTCATCATTGACAATATTTTCAAGGGTTTTTTTGGTTGCTTTATGAATATAAGCTAATAAGGTATGAAAGTTATATTCTTTTATGGTTCTCCAGGTTTTTCTTTTTCTTTCTCTGAATTTTTTTATAACTTCTGAGGGGTCACCGGAACATTCCTCAAAGAGAAAAAGGAAAAGAGCTATTCTTAAAAGGTGTAAAGCGTCTTTTTGGTTGGTAATGTTTCCTTTAAAGCCATATCTATATAAGGGGAATTTTTTAATTAAACCCAATGGTTTATAAAACTTGAGCTCATGGGTAATGAAATAGTCAATGTTCTTCACTAAATTATTTTTATAAGACAACACAATATAGTCAATTATTCTATATATACCTTCCCCACGGCCTATATAATAATTGAGAATATCTGTGGTGCTATAGTCGTTAGTATCTAATAAATAGGTGGTAGTCTTATTATTGGAAATATGCGTTAGAAGTATTTCTCCAGGTCGTAGAACTTTCAATTCTACTGTATTTTCTACTTTTCTTTTATTTCTTTTTTTCTTTTCCTCATCATTATTTTTTTCGTTTAATTCTTCCATAAAATAAGTATAACATTTATAAAAATTCTATGGTATAATTTTGAAGAATAGGAATACCCAAGAGTCCGTTGCTCTCAACTCAAAATTTCATGAGTCCGTTGTCCTTGGAAGGGTAAAAAAGAGGTTGGGAAAAATAAGAGAGGAAACCTTGGCTTAACAAAGGGTTTTTTTTAAACCCCATAGCTCAATTGGTCAGAGCACTGGACTGTGGCTCCAGGGGTTGGGGGTTCAAGTCCCCTCACTCACCCCAAAAGTTTTTTTAGAGCCTAAATATTAATCCTTTCCCCCTTGATGACCTCTCTAATTCAAGAATCAAGACCTGGCCCCCCAGATTACACGCTGCAAGTGTCGTCATCCTGAGGCTTCGCATTTTGAAGCCGTGAGGATCTCATCTTTTATTTATTCCCAATATCCCAATTTCCAACTTCCCCAGTCTTTTATCATTTCCTGAATCAAGCCTTAACCCCAAGAATTTCGCAGATTCTCATTCTTTTTTATATTTTATCTGTGAAAAAGAACCATGAATGAATATAATAAAAAAGAACATTGCTCTTAGACGAAGGGATTACCGAGGAGGGCTACTGTGATAAAACCATGTTTCAAAATGTTATTTTTCGGGTTTTGTATCCTCTTTCTTCTTTTTACCTTTTCTTCATGCCTGGTAACCCAGGAGCTAACCACGGTTTCGTTCTTCTCTCAAGGTGATTATATTCATGGGTGGTATTGGTTAAGAGATCCAAACTTTAATAACCATGCTGAGTGGGTTTTTACATCTCTTCCCCAAGGGAACAAAGATTTTATATGCAAATTCGAGGTTTTAGCAACCAACACTTTCGATGGTCAACCGGGAGTTGATGCTGAGTTTTTTCTATCCTACGGAATTCCACCAATGGGAAATATGGGAGGTCTTTTTCTGGGACGATTAAAAGTAAAGCTGAAAAATACCCATGATCCGAATGACGCTACTGGATATTCATGCCGAGGAACGGTTGTTATTCCAAGAAAAGGATTAGAGAATAGCAAAGGCTTATGGTTGATGGCAAAGAGAAGTGATGATTTAAATGAGTTTTCACCATTTCCCAATCATATTGCCTTTCGAAGCGAGAGCGTTCAATTGTTCAGCATTAAGCAATGAAATGAAGTTGGATGGGAATTCTCAAGAGTTAGTATAGCCTTTAAAGCCTTGTTAGGATAATTTTTGACGACAACCTCAAAATCTTCTATAAGTCTTTCAATCGGAGTGAGTTCACCAAATACTTGGCGAGCTTCAATATGAGTTGAATAGCGTCTTTAAGACTCTGTAAAGCTTCTTCGACAGTATCACCTTGGGAATAACATCCTTTTAGAGCAGGGCAGGAAGCAATATATATACCGTTTTCATCTTTTTCAATGAGAATTCGATATTTATAATTCAATTTCTTCAACTCACACAATACCTATTACCAGATTCACAACAGTACCAATAAATATCTTAAGAAGGCTTACAAAGGCTCCATATACCAAAATCAAGAATAAATGAATGAGATTGAATTGAGTAAAATTCAAGAATCAAGACCCAGCCCCCACAACACATCATATGATCAGTACTGTATAATAAAACTATGTTCAAAAAAGATACTCGTAAAATACTTAAAAAATTGAACATTTCCCTTATTTATCTTTTTGGCTCATCGATCATTGGTATCCAAAGAGCAGAAAGTGATATTGATATTGGTGTGGTTTTTGAAAAACCAGAAGGCATAAAAAATACTATGATTCTCTTTGAAGAATTATATCAATCCTTAAGTCAAGATTTCCCTGATCGAGATCTTGATATCGTGTTTTTAGATTTTGCTCCTCTTACTCTCCAATTTGAAGTGGTTACCACAGGTAAAGTAATCTACCGAGTTTCTCGTGAGTTTGAATACGATTATAAGGAAAAGATTATCAAAGAATATATCGATTTTAAACCATTATTGGATGTTCAAGATCAAATTTTATTGGAAAGAATATGAAGAAAATACCAATTAATCAAGAAGTCATTTTCTCGAGAATGAGAGAAATTGAGAAGAATATTGATAAACTAACGATATTTAAGGGTATTTCCTTAGAGAATTTTAAAAAAGGTGAAAATTATGCTATTGGCGAACACTATTTGAGAAGGGCTTTGGAAGCTGTCTTTGATATTGGAACACATATCGGTTCGAGGTTTCCCGGAGAAAGACTTTCAACTTATAAAGATGTTGCTCTTTTTTTGGGAAAAGAGGGAATTGTTCCTCAAAATTTTGCTAAGGAAAAATTACTCAAAATGGCTGGATACCGGAACCGATTGGTTCATTTTTATGCTGAAGTTTCAGTCAATGAGTTATATGAGATCATCCAAAATCGTCTCGAAGACTTTACCGAATTTCTTCAGTATTTAAAGCTATTTTTAACTGATAAGGATGTTGGGTATTAAAAAGATATAAACCCTGATGCCAAATAGCGGTATATAAAAAAAGGGATAGACCCTCATGCTGCTTAGCAGCACCAGATGAGGATGAGAATATATGGTCAAGAATCAATTTCCCCCTTTAGAAAAAGAGGTTAGGAGGGTTTGAGTTTTTTACCTGCTCCGTCATTGCGAGGAACGAAGTGACGTGGCAATCTCATCC
Protein-coding sequences here:
- a CDS encoding helix-turn-helix domain-containing protein — encoded protein: MPKVVFKKEYYNIKEISEMLGITDVTIRTYFSTGRMRGVKLGNAWYSTQEDIEQFLKMKTEPKNKRKK
- a CDS encoding phBC6A51 family helix-turn-helix protein; the encoded protein is MVETSKKMLRKKEKAIACLITQPTITLAAQEAGISQSTMFRWLNDSEFQAVFRKAKKEIVGHALTQVQKSVTKAVETLLDVMGNGVVESAKVSAAKTILELAIRAVEIEDLEERLEALEKRMMDDERH
- a CDS encoding AAA family ATPase, translated to MNHLINYISRGWEIIPIPPRSKKAILDNWQNLRISESDIPEHFHNNSNVGVLLGSPSQGLVDVDLDTKAAVKIAKFFLPDTLAFGHGEGIKKVSHKLYTCPGVETKQFPIRKELVPIDEREDDKESVMIVELRSTGRQTVFPPSIHPNGEEYKWVNNLEPVTLAPDDLKRRVSMLAAAVLFSWHWPSQGTRQEASMALAGTLLKHGFTIEETRTFLEAVCTAAQDEEVGMRLAQVKNTSQKSDKEPITGIPKLKELMNPEAIDKALEWLGIGKEKETFTFNPLEFFRKPSPNEKDEITWTIPGLIPRGYLTWLVGYPKTGKSWLSLKIACDVSLGGPVLDGVSDLEHPLRILYVLADTSKTQPMSRLRKTRWNYNPDNILFLYQNELAKDGLDVDLATEKGRARLEKFIQSSKAQLVFLDSLSSLTLSDLIKEENAKPIALYLNQLAEKYQIALVTLYHSRKPRKEQEGLTMSQHDISGSGVLMRFAGSSIGVELKVNEKTGEKKHLVHYLAGWVKEFPQFSFTLEDEYDDYDQEFTTMTIDKNPDGKNYKEALWQTILNNFQGVEFTRADIENLLPFSTNERYLRRMLSSLKKEKKLKVRGKNKSTIYSVWNRNISDPSMVGGNLLPDTNINSLVEQNISGSTMVRYPGFRSDKINISDHSPNLSDHTRSDIIRSTMPVSDLSDHISPHHRERTDKKQHLILDNNPEDEDLPPNFEQEEKPDIEPFNFKHNENELVLDDIEPFNFEQEEEPKVPERPLKSEYVKCCDGITRKEFTI
- a CDS encoding helix-turn-helix domain-containing protein translates to MTGRAIKILRITRNIPQWKLAQRVGITPAYLSAMETGRVEMSDEIEMLLKKAINEWSE
- a CDS encoding type II toxin-antitoxin system HicB family antitoxin; this encodes MNYKYRILIEKDENGIYIASCPALKGCYSQGDTVEEALQSLKDAIQLILKLAKYLVNSLRLKDL
- the mntA gene encoding type VII toxin-antitoxin system MntA family adenylyltransferase antitoxin, producing MFKKDTRKILKKLNISLIYLFGSSIIGIQRAESDIDIGVVFEKPEGIKNTMILFEELYQSLSQDFPDRDLDIVFLDFAPLTLQFEVVTTGKVIYRVSREFEYDYKEKIIKEYIDFKPLLDVQDQILLERI
- the hepT gene encoding type VII toxin-antitoxin system HepT family RNase toxin, which translates into the protein MKKIPINQEVIFSRMREIEKNIDKLTIFKGISLENFKKGENYAIGEHYLRRALEAVFDIGTHIGSRFPGERLSTYKDVALFLGKEGIVPQNFAKEKLLKMAGYRNRLVHFYAEVSVNELYEIIQNRLEDFTEFLQYLKLFLTDKDVGY